In a single window of the Leptospira sanjuanensis genome:
- the trxB gene encoding thioredoxin-disulfide reductase, with protein MAHKIVIIGSGPAGHTAAIYAARANLNPVLYEGFMAGGIAAGGQLTTTTEVENFPGFPAGIDGTQLTQLFREQSIKYGTTIHTQTITKVDFSSRPFKLWSDDELIEAEAVIIATGATAKRMHVSGEDTYWQRGISACAVCDGALPIYRNKELAVVGGGDSAVEEASHLTKFASKVYLVHRRDSLRASKIMQKRATTHPKIEIIWNSQVQEAKGDGKNLTALTLQDTVNGQKKELAVGGLFYAIGHKPNTDIFEGILDLDETGYIKTVPGTTQTSVEGVFAAGDVQDKVYRQAITAAGSGCMAALEAERWLESREE; from the coding sequence ATGGCCCACAAAATAGTCATTATCGGTTCCGGACCCGCCGGACATACCGCGGCGATTTATGCTGCACGTGCAAATTTGAACCCTGTTCTGTACGAAGGCTTTATGGCCGGTGGAATCGCTGCGGGCGGCCAACTTACCACCACCACCGAGGTAGAAAACTTTCCCGGTTTTCCAGCAGGAATCGACGGAACACAGTTGACCCAGCTTTTCCGCGAACAATCGATCAAATACGGAACTACGATTCATACGCAGACCATCACCAAGGTCGATTTTTCTTCCCGTCCGTTTAAACTTTGGTCCGACGACGAACTCATCGAAGCCGAAGCCGTTATCATTGCGACCGGCGCAACCGCCAAACGAATGCACGTAAGTGGTGAAGACACATACTGGCAACGGGGCATTTCCGCGTGCGCCGTCTGCGACGGCGCACTCCCCATTTACCGTAACAAAGAACTCGCCGTCGTCGGCGGCGGCGATTCCGCCGTGGAAGAAGCGTCTCACCTTACAAAGTTCGCGTCGAAAGTGTATCTCGTCCATAGAAGAGATTCGTTACGTGCTTCCAAGATCATGCAGAAGCGTGCGACCACTCATCCTAAAATCGAAATCATCTGGAACTCCCAAGTTCAGGAGGCAAAAGGCGACGGTAAAAATCTGACCGCACTCACCCTGCAAGACACGGTCAACGGTCAAAAGAAAGAACTCGCCGTGGGCGGTCTCTTTTATGCGATCGGTCACAAACCGAACACGGATATCTTTGAGGGAATTTTGGATCTGGACGAAACCGGTTATATCAAAACAGTTCCGGGCACGACCCAAACAAGCGTAGAAGGCGTGTTTGCGGCCGGAGACGTTCAGGACAAAGTGTATCGTCAAGCGATCACCGCCGCGGGCTCCGGCTGTATGGCCGCGCTCGAAGCGGAGCGCTGGCTCGAATCCAGAGAAGAATAA